One genomic region from Anabaena sp. PCC 7108 encodes:
- a CDS encoding ParB/RepB/Spo0J family partition protein, whose translation MTTRKSPDLTNYFSGAKQSQQLSEAEAEIQRLKAEIEELRSQGSSELETQLQTLRAQLQSQSGIQYIPLDKIQANPEQPRQTFLSESIESMSRSLVSDGQLEPIILIQREHLVIFDGERRWRSAKNLGWQNLQAVIIPEPDALHRKALITSLHREDLNPLDKAEAIVRELATNTGLEPQDIPRILSTVVRRLNAQKRMNSVVELLTVTPEEQQQGLATLDLDEREVAVLTILLDLQLNPASIDANIFPMLSLAEDLKAAIRSSGLKGVHAMALQKLSAKNLGLPESEAEEIRINITQKVLAEKLSVQKTRQLVTEAITSQSTDAEKIEKQVKPVATATRSLYKVSGEALKKVEVSQLMEFQEVLRKKLAEIEEVIQEKAVNDNKV comes from the coding sequence ATGACTACCCGTAAATCTCCTGACCTCACCAATTATTTTTCAGGCGCAAAGCAATCCCAACAGTTATCAGAAGCAGAAGCAGAAATTCAACGCCTAAAAGCAGAAATCGAAGAACTCCGCTCTCAAGGATCAAGTGAGTTAGAAACGCAGTTACAAACACTCAGAGCGCAACTTCAATCACAATCAGGTATTCAATATATTCCCTTAGACAAAATTCAAGCCAACCCTGAACAACCGAGACAGACATTTTTATCAGAAAGTATTGAGTCTATGTCTCGTTCCTTGGTATCAGATGGACAACTAGAGCCAATTATTTTAATTCAACGGGAACACTTAGTTATATTTGATGGTGAACGGCGTTGGCGTAGTGCTAAAAACTTGGGTTGGCAAAATCTGCAAGCTGTTATTATTCCTGAACCTGATGCTCTACACCGCAAAGCTTTAATCACTTCATTACACCGGGAAGACCTCAATCCTCTTGATAAAGCTGAAGCTATTGTCCGGGAATTGGCAACTAATACTGGTTTAGAACCCCAGGATATTCCCCGGATTCTCTCAACAGTAGTGCGACGGTTGAATGCACAAAAACGAATGAACTCCGTTGTGGAACTGCTCACGGTAACACCAGAGGAACAGCAACAAGGTTTAGCTACTTTGGACTTAGATGAGCGAGAAGTGGCAGTGTTGACTATACTTTTAGATTTACAACTTAATCCTGCTTCTATTGATGCCAATATTTTTCCGATGCTTTCTTTAGCTGAAGACTTGAAAGCTGCGATTAGGTCTTCTGGACTTAAAGGTGTTCACGCAATGGCATTACAAAAACTTTCTGCGAAAAATTTGGGACTACCAGAATCAGAAGCAGAAGAAATTAGAATCAACATCACCCAAAAGGTGTTAGCAGAAAAATTATCTGTACAAAAAACCCGGCAATTAGTCACTGAGGCGATCACTTCACAAAGTACCGACGCTGAGAAAATCGAAAAACAAGTTAAACCAGTAGCAACAGCAACACGCTCTTTGTATAAAGTTTCTGGGGAAGCGTTGAAAAAAGTTGAGGTGTCTCAATTAATGGAGTTTCAGGAAGTCCTTCGCAAGAAGTTGGCAGAGATTGAAGAAGTGATACAGGAAAAAGCTGTCAACGATAATAAGGTTTAA
- a CDS encoding dynamin family protein, with product MPIILVSPFWDDTKPIELNYKGGYVDFRNAFNTSYLQASWKNLASKQDGYFKRPLCYTDRDINYIYSNLSDIPIILVHGTIQGVHTPQQNIQRICPHITFWNLFPEQKDSYTSLNLNFFPLQLPIGINSLPDIDLQIGEYSLYLQDNVGKYLTKAIGLLSSFYHLYHFESRPNLQQFQLDNILELEALSLQVSCLYDFLSQKNPSKADYYKFQKETLFLECEIDKLRRSYHFTQFHNTSLKLEVRKEEDRRWFANQLITMIDTIDEFQCQIRDEIGLDLSSFTDSLKEAIRSLVAMKFRFLIIGDLNRGKSTILNVLLGQELLPTAPIATTAIPIFVKYGKQEKVLVHKKDGSQEELSLEEYKQRYSLNSKELRNQIKYSYKSEKEWLSHLDHAELYYPIELLSGGVEFIDTAGFNNQDIRSEQIFTTIQESHVIIFILSADQPFTKIEKEYLHYLVSDDNQIRKPIFYVINKWYNLEDVPEKEKEEIHRAFVEVFCNCLKINENGAEKMWGDTVFNVYDKIGLENLKQRETLDDTGLQGFTKRLDDFIMNERLTTEIDQAMQIAEFVKVQILSQVSERLTKSQDEPEINRLIANISQQLETLKTRYKLITSLAKI from the coding sequence TTGCCGATTATTTTAGTATCTCCTTTTTGGGATGATACTAAACCTATAGAGTTAAATTATAAAGGTGGTTATGTAGATTTCCGCAATGCTTTCAATACTTCTTATCTCCAAGCCTCTTGGAAAAATTTAGCATCTAAACAAGATGGTTATTTTAAACGCCCTTTGTGTTATACAGATCGGGATATAAACTATATTTATAGCAATCTATCAGATATTCCAATTATTTTGGTACATGGAACAATTCAAGGAGTTCATACACCACAACAGAACATCCAAAGAATTTGCCCTCATATTACTTTTTGGAATTTATTCCCAGAACAAAAAGATAGCTACACAAGTTTAAATTTGAATTTCTTTCCCTTACAACTACCAATAGGTATTAATTCCTTACCTGATATTGATCTACAAATAGGAGAATACAGCCTATATTTGCAAGATAATGTAGGAAAGTATCTAACTAAAGCAATTGGTTTATTAAGTTCTTTTTACCATTTATATCATTTTGAAAGCCGTCCAAATTTGCAACAATTTCAGTTAGACAATATACTTGAATTAGAAGCTTTATCGCTTCAGGTTAGTTGTTTGTATGATTTTCTTTCTCAAAAAAATCCTAGCAAGGCAGATTATTATAAATTTCAAAAAGAAACATTATTCCTAGAATGTGAAATTGATAAACTTAGAAGAAGCTATCATTTTACTCAATTTCATAACACTTCATTGAAGTTAGAAGTAAGAAAAGAAGAAGACCGTCGTTGGTTTGCTAATCAACTGATAACAATGATTGACACAATAGATGAATTTCAGTGCCAAATAAGAGATGAAATAGGATTAGATTTATCTTCTTTCACAGATTCTTTAAAAGAAGCAATTAGAAGCTTGGTAGCTATGAAATTTCGTTTCTTGATTATTGGAGATTTGAATCGTGGTAAGAGTACGATTCTTAATGTTTTGCTTGGACAAGAATTACTTCCAACAGCACCAATTGCTACCACTGCAATTCCTATTTTTGTCAAATATGGTAAACAGGAGAAAGTATTAGTTCATAAAAAAGATGGTTCACAGGAAGAATTGAGTCTAGAAGAGTACAAACAAAGATATAGCCTCAACTCTAAAGAATTACGCAATCAAATTAAATATTCATACAAATCAGAAAAAGAATGGCTAAGTCATTTAGATCATGCTGAGTTATACTATCCAATTGAATTATTGTCTGGAGGAGTAGAGTTTATTGATACAGCAGGATTCAATAATCAGGATATACGATCAGAGCAAATATTTACCACAATTCAAGAGTCTCACGTTATTATTTTTATTTTAAGTGCAGACCAACCATTTACTAAAATAGAGAAAGAATATCTACACTATTTAGTATCTGATGATAATCAAATCAGAAAGCCAATATTTTATGTAATTAATAAGTGGTACAACCTTGAAGACGTTCCCGAAAAAGAGAAAGAAGAAATACATAGAGCTTTTGTTGAGGTTTTTTGTAACTGTTTAAAGATAAATGAAAATGGAGCAGAAAAAATGTGGGGAGACACAGTATTCAATGTCTATGATAAAATAGGTTTAGAAAATTTAAAACAAAGAGAAACGTTGGATGACACTGGACTTCAAGGATTCACAAAAAGGCTTGATGATTTTATAATGAATGAGCGATTAACAACTGAAATAGATCAAGCTATGCAAATAGCAGAATTTGTTAAAGTTCAGATATTATCTCAAGTTAGCGAAAGATTAACGAAAAGTCAAGATGAACCAGAAATAAACCGCTTAATAGCTAATATTTCTCAACAACTGGAAACATTGAAAACAAGATATAAATTGATAACTAGTTTGGCGAAAATCTAA
- a CDS encoding dynamin family protein translates to MKSFFIISKSIRDACQFLNHQEDQQLIKDVELICKELVNPDFRIAVLAPFNFGKSTLINAMLGREIMPAKMVRTTGTVISIKYGETLTTLITLKSGQVIRHSDTKILQEFAVLNKKGQRREDVISVQVLYPNELLKNGVEIFDLPGTNDSQEQDTLVRDKLLQVDLVIQILSAKQPFTLDEQNKLNNWLINRGIKTFIFILNWMNEIESKYEKNEVYNDAYSTIKKFKSDLPLGVKKLYRVDALPAIKAKQERNIWKTFTSGIITFNAGLFTIISIQKKRTNQTRLLRIIAIADRVKFILQTKVNDLDKEIRTNENIRNMAIEKGKQREKYLREEFKKKVEYYRNWLYLNNILGSYQSEAAQHLERGEFYTWQDHKFKPTITNYIQSIETWANQSCDEFRKNRLNSINISLPSYPNISLPKRQDRNAGQWFSDVFNGGVNRRRLDEEYERKKWESYKNAIYNYLSEFSQNALISLNQYEQKFESLLIFTIPPESSELIQKRNYLKYLNSSLDELQSIESLKSTIHPDRFNWLELVQIFILFWKNWILFFFQQD, encoded by the coding sequence ATGAAATCATTTTTTATAATTTCAAAATCTATTAGAGATGCTTGTCAATTTCTTAATCATCAAGAAGATCAACAACTTATAAAAGATGTAGAATTAATCTGCAAAGAATTAGTTAATCCAGATTTTAGGATAGCCGTGCTTGCCCCATTTAATTTTGGTAAATCTACCCTAATTAATGCCATGTTAGGTAGAGAAATCATGCCAGCAAAAATGGTTAGAACGACTGGAACAGTGATTAGTATTAAATATGGAGAAACTCTGACAACACTGATTACCTTGAAATCAGGTCAAGTCATCAGACATAGTGACACAAAAATCCTTCAAGAATTTGCTGTATTAAATAAAAAAGGACAACGAAGAGAAGATGTCATTTCTGTACAGGTTTTATACCCTAATGAATTGCTAAAAAATGGAGTAGAAATTTTTGATTTACCAGGAACTAATGATAGTCAAGAACAAGATACCTTGGTGCGTGATAAATTATTACAAGTTGATTTAGTCATACAAATATTAAGTGCTAAACAACCTTTTACATTAGATGAGCAAAACAAACTTAATAATTGGTTGATTAATCGAGGTATTAAGACATTTATTTTTATTCTTAACTGGATGAATGAAATAGAAAGTAAATATGAGAAAAATGAAGTGTATAATGATGCTTATTCAACAATTAAGAAGTTCAAATCTGATTTACCCCTTGGGGTAAAAAAACTATATCGTGTTGATGCACTACCAGCTATAAAAGCAAAACAAGAAAGAAATATTTGGAAAACCTTTACAAGTGGTATTATTACTTTTAATGCTGGCTTATTTACTATTATTTCTATTCAGAAAAAAAGAACAAATCAAACTAGATTACTTCGCATAATTGCCATAGCAGATCGAGTAAAATTCATTTTGCAAACAAAAGTGAATGATTTAGATAAAGAAATTAGAACTAATGAAAATATTAGAAATATGGCTATTGAAAAAGGAAAACAACGCGAAAAATATCTGAGAGAAGAATTCAAAAAGAAAGTAGAATATTATCGAAATTGGCTATATTTAAACAATATTTTAGGAAGTTATCAAAGCGAAGCAGCACAACACTTAGAGAGAGGAGAATTTTATACGTGGCAAGATCATAAATTTAAACCAACTATTACTAACTATATTCAATCAATTGAAACTTGGGCTAATCAGTCCTGTGATGAGTTTCGGAAAAACAGACTGAATAGTATTAATATATCCTTGCCTAGTTATCCTAATATATCCTTACCAAAGCGTCAAGATAGAAATGCTGGACAGTGGTTTAGTGATGTTTTTAATGGTGGCGTAAATCGAAGAAGATTAGATGAAGAATATGAAAGAAAAAAATGGGAATCCTATAAAAATGCTATTTATAACTATTTGTCAGAATTTAGCCAAAATGCTCTTATATCGCTCAATCAATATGAACAAAAATTTGAGTCATTATTAATTTTTACAATCCCACCAGAGTCATCTGAATTAATTCAAAAAAGAAATTATTTAAAATATTTAAATTCCTCCCTAGATGAACTTCAAAGTATAGAATCCCTAAAAAGCACAATTCATCCAGATAGATTTAACTGGTTAGAACTTGTTCAAATATTTATATTATTTTGGAAAAATTGGATATTGTTCTTTTTTCAACAAGACTAA
- a CDS encoding DUF1257 domain-containing protein — protein sequence MSHFSTVTTKLTNRECLVDALQDLQLTVQVYEKPQLLKGYYDDSEGKSAEIVVPGSTLNARADIGFLWDQEARFYQIIHDAYETVPRLGENFFSHTLMQAYGKNMVRAKAAQLQEQLGECTITEETKGQLHTLRLAFSAHQQTQQVRR from the coding sequence ATGTCACATTTCTCAACTGTCACCACAAAATTAACTAATCGTGAATGTTTAGTTGATGCTCTACAAGATTTGCAGCTTACCGTGCAAGTTTATGAGAAACCACAATTGCTCAAAGGTTATTACGACGACTCTGAAGGCAAAAGTGCAGAGATTGTTGTTCCTGGTTCTACTTTAAATGCCCGCGCAGATATCGGGTTTTTGTGGGATCAAGAAGCGAGGTTCTATCAAATCATCCACGATGCCTATGAAACCGTACCCCGACTGGGAGAAAACTTCTTTTCTCATACCCTCATGCAAGCCTACGGTAAAAACATGGTTCGCGCTAAAGCAGCACAGTTACAGGAACAGCTAGGAGAATGCACCATTACAGAAGAAACCAAGGGTCAGTTACATACCTTGCGTCTTGCGTTCTCAGCACATCAACAAACTCAGCAAGTACGGAGATAG
- a CDS encoding DUF2997 domain-containing protein gives MERAILIHFDTATGEVKIEAEGFEGLSCLEATQPFEEALGIVESDAYGGELRTYKPESHQQLRSTNTHQHRLHQ, from the coding sequence ATGGAAAGGGCAATATTGATACATTTTGACACTGCTACAGGTGAAGTAAAAATAGAAGCTGAAGGATTTGAGGGATTGTCCTGTCTAGAAGCAACCCAACCTTTTGAGGAAGCTTTGGGAATAGTAGAGAGCGATGCCTACGGCGGTGAACTACGCACTTACAAACCCGAATCCCACCAGCAGCTTCGTAGCACTAATACCCATCAACACCGACTGCATCAATAA
- a CDS encoding dynamin family protein has protein sequence MYNQNNAFDLEATKIRPWFAEELGKMRQIIAQSEKQATKQGASGELALSAFINNLDQEIEKLKNGKFRFLIIGDFNRGKSTILNAFFEQELLPMGAVATTAIPTFVKYGEEEKVLVHKKDGTKERLSFKQYKEQYTLNSGKVKEQIKNIFKSVGGWLNPLDYAEFYCPIEVLSRGVEFIDTAGLNHTEEENNKTFSYISQSQAILFVLAADQQFTIPEKDYLQRFLEVKKEIEKSDIQPEVRQNELQNKSYKNQVRPIFYLINKWENIDEESKEDVHGAFVDGFCKCLKINENEAEKMWGDTVFDVCAKTALESLRQGNSIDGTGIKEFQKRLNDFLIHERLMTELLQTVYTAKFVATGVGSKINERLFVLKDDLKTLEGKIEKTKPCIALMKKGVQILETNVRTQKDACIDKIGGEYHKYFSDLVINFERDFEMPPVSGLKDNEREQYTRTLEKKLTQYRQEKLENWHNISKGIVLGIINPLNDSFNKEIDDYTQQRDVIREILNPKNFNARNQTGLSIHANDSSEEVSLDKADANAIIKMLMGGTGGTVGTIAAGAGTVAIANMAGANLFLLTAGLALTPVGWALLGASAVVGGGLAWWQRRGEVQKFQKEMQEKVKKEFQKLLEPDKVSNLKKQVSQLFEPFQNLATLISEDVQSLEKSLNNVLESKRTTEVNCEAEEERLKILLNSISAQLEIINAKYEEIERKIK, from the coding sequence ATGTACAATCAAAATAACGCATTCGACTTAGAAGCAACAAAAATCCGTCCTTGGTTTGCCGAAGAACTTGGTAAAATGCGTCAAATAATTGCTCAATCTGAAAAGCAAGCAACAAAACAAGGAGCATCGGGAGAATTAGCTTTATCTGCCTTCATCAATAATTTAGATCAAGAAATAGAAAAATTAAAAAATGGTAAGTTTCGCTTTTTGATTATTGGAGATTTTAATCGTGGAAAAAGTACAATTCTTAACGCTTTTTTTGAACAAGAATTGCTGCCGATGGGAGCGGTCGCTACCACTGCAATTCCTACTTTTGTCAAATATGGTGAAGAGGAAAAGGTATTAGTTCACAAAAAAGATGGAACAAAAGAAAGGTTGAGTTTCAAACAATATAAAGAGCAATACACGCTCAATTCAGGAAAAGTAAAAGAACAAATCAAGAATATATTTAAGTCAGTAGGGGGTTGGCTAAATCCTCTAGACTATGCTGAATTTTATTGTCCGATTGAAGTGTTATCAAGAGGTGTAGAATTTATTGATACAGCAGGATTAAATCATACAGAAGAAGAAAACAACAAAACATTTTCGTATATTTCACAATCCCAAGCTATTCTTTTTGTTTTAGCAGCAGATCAACAATTTACTATTCCAGAAAAAGATTATTTACAAAGGTTTCTTGAAGTTAAAAAAGAAATTGAAAAAAGTGACATTCAGCCAGAAGTAAGACAAAATGAACTTCAAAATAAAAGCTATAAAAATCAAGTAAGACCTATTTTTTATTTGATTAATAAATGGGAAAATATTGATGAAGAGAGTAAAGAAGACGTACATGGAGCTTTTGTTGACGGGTTCTGTAAATGTTTAAAGATAAATGAAAATGAAGCAGAAAAAATGTGGGGAGATACAGTATTCGATGTCTGTGCTAAAACAGCTTTAGAAAGTTTAAGACAAGGAAATTCCATTGATGGTACTGGAATTAAAGAATTTCAAAAAAGATTAAACGATTTTTTGATTCATGAACGATTAATGACAGAATTATTGCAAACTGTTTATACAGCCAAATTTGTTGCAACTGGAGTAGGTTCAAAAATTAACGAAAGATTGTTTGTACTTAAAGATGATTTAAAAACATTGGAAGGAAAAATTGAAAAAACTAAGCCTTGTATTGCGTTAATGAAAAAGGGTGTTCAAATTTTAGAAACAAATGTTAGAACACAAAAAGATGCCTGTATTGATAAAATTGGAGGAGAATATCATAAATATTTTTCTGATTTAGTGATCAACTTTGAAAGAGATTTTGAAATGCCTCCAGTATCCGGTCTTAAAGATAATGAGCGTGAACAATATACCCGGACTTTAGAGAAAAAATTAACACAATACCGACAAGAAAAGCTTGAAAATTGGCACAACATCAGTAAAGGTATAGTATTAGGTATTATTAATCCCTTGAACGATTCATTTAACAAAGAAATTGATGATTATACTCAACAAAGAGACGTAATCAGAGAAATTCTTAATCCAAAAAATTTTAATGCTCGGAATCAGACAGGTTTATCAATCCATGCGAATGATTCATCAGAAGAAGTTTCCTTAGACAAGGCTGATGCTAATGCAATAATAAAAATGCTCATGGGTGGGACTGGTGGTACAGTAGGTACGATAGCAGCGGGGGCTGGCACAGTAGCAATAGCCAATATGGCAGGCGCAAATCTATTCTTACTAACTGCTGGTTTAGCTTTAACCCCTGTAGGATGGGCTTTATTGGGTGCTAGTGCTGTTGTTGGAGGCGGGTTAGCTTGGTGGCAAAGACGCGGAGAAGTCCAAAAGTTTCAAAAAGAAATGCAAGAAAAGGTTAAAAAAGAATTTCAAAAATTACTTGAACCAGATAAAGTCTCGAATCTTAAAAAGCAAGTTAGTCAATTATTTGAACCCTTTCAGAACTTAGCCACATTAATCAGTGAGGATGTTCAATCTTTGGAAAAATCTCTCAATAATGTCTTGGAATCAAAAAGAACAACTGAAGTTAATTGTGAAGCAGAAGAAGAGCGCCTAAAAATATTATTAAATAGTATTTCTGCTCAATTGGAAATAATCAATGCAAAATATGAAGAAATTGAACGAAAGATAAAGTAA